From Tripterygium wilfordii isolate XIE 37 chromosome 13, ASM1340144v1, whole genome shotgun sequence, the proteins below share one genomic window:
- the LOC120013952 gene encoding protein RETICULATA-RELATED 3, chloroplastic-like, giving the protein MAAAMIRLLHSPISHCSSYSLDRQSPIQTSPNLAISPNNPHLPPLYFKTRDRPSSFKLLASGDGGIGIGSGGGTGGPGGGDRWSSEGGDESSENKKDAFGPLGLFLNGWRSRVQADPQFPFKVLMEEIVGVTACVLGDMASRPNFGLNELDFVFSTLVVNSILNFVLMYILAPTAGASASSGLRSMFEPGAFSVFDRLGAFLYKGVLFAAVGFAAGLVGTALSNGLMGMRKKMDPLFETPNKPPPILLNAGTWALHLGLSSNLRYQTLNGIEFVLAKGVPPLVFKVSVVILRCLNNVLGGVSFVALARMTGSQKGGKVEADDVEEVKEKLVGNSGSD; this is encoded by the coding sequence ATGGCCGCCGCTATGATCCGTCTCCTCCACTCCCCGATCTCCCATTGCAGTAGCTACTCTTTAGATCGCCAATCCCCGATCCAAACTTCTCCAAATCTTGCTATTTCTCCTAACAATCCCCATCTCCCTCCTCTATATTTTAAGACCCGCGATCGCCCTTCCAGTTTCAAACTTTTGGCCTCAGGTGATGGAGGTATCGGGATCGGATCCGGTGGCGGCACTGGGGGTCCCGGCGGCGGTGATAGGTGGAGCTCTGAAGGCGGAGACGAAAGTTCGGAGAATAAGAAAGACGCTTTTGGACCATTGGGGCTGTTTTTGAATGGATGGAGATCTAGGGTTCAAGCAGACCCGCAATTCCCATTCAAGGTCCTGATGGAGGAAATAGTAGGCGTGACTGCTTGTGTGCTAGGAGATATGGCCTCTCGCCCGAACTTTGGCCTTAACGAATTGGATTTCGTTTTCTCCACACTCGTAGTtaattcaattttgaatttcgttCTTATGTACATTCTAGCACCAACTGCAGGCGCCTCTGCATCTTCAGGTCTACGTTCGATGTTTGAACCGGGAGCATTCTCTGTGTTTGACCGATTGGGTGCTTTTCTGTACAAGGGTGTACTATTCGCGGCAGTTGGCTTCGCAGCTGGGCTGGTGGGTACTGCCTTATCGAACGGATTGATGGggatgaggaagaagatggaTCCGTTATTTGAGACCCCAAACAAGCCACCACCAATTCTGCTGAATGCAGGCACTTGGGCGCTTCACCTGGGTTTGAGCAGCAACTTGAGGTACCAAACATTGAATGGGATTGAGTTCGTGTTGGCTAAAGGAGTTCCGCCTCTGGTCTTCAAAGTGTCTGTAGTGATCTTAAGGTGTTTGAATAATGTCCTTGGTGGGGTTTCGTTTGTGGCGTTAGCAAGGATGACTGGGTCGCAGAAGGGAGGGAAAGTAGAGGCAGATGATGTTGAGGAGGTAAAGGAGAAGTTGGTGGGTAATAGTGGTTCCGATTAG